In Deltaproteobacteria bacterium, the following are encoded in one genomic region:
- a CDS encoding type II toxin-antitoxin system RelE/ParE family toxin — translation MFQLRAYVDANDRKPFALWFERLDSTTAAKVTTAVTRLEQGNFSNAKGVGAGVQECKIDFGPGYRIYFGQDGEQLIILLYGGTKKRQDKDIAKAKEYWADYKRRKKHAPYP, via the coding sequence ATGTTTCAACTACGCGCCTACGTCGACGCCAACGATCGTAAGCCTTTCGCCCTGTGGTTCGAACGGCTCGATTCCACCACCGCCGCCAAGGTGACCACGGCCGTCACCCGATTGGAGCAGGGGAACTTCTCCAACGCCAAAGGCGTCGGCGCGGGCGTTCAGGAATGCAAGATCGATTTTGGTCCAGGCTACCGGATTTATTTTGGGCAAGATGGGGAGCAGCTCATTATCCTCCTCTACGGTGGCACGAAGAAACGCCAGGACAAAGACATCGCCAAGGCCAAGGAATATTGGGCAGATTACAAGCGGAGGAAAAAACATGCCCCTTACCCATGA
- a CDS encoding transcriptional regulator, giving the protein MPLTHDFKETIRARAQRDAKFRQALLREAVECYLEGDLETGKAILRDYVNATLGFQKLEERTDIPAKSLMRMLGPKGSPSAANLSSILTALQKTEGVHFELSVRR; this is encoded by the coding sequence ATGCCCCTTACCCATGACTTTAAAGAAACCATCCGGGCGCGCGCGCAGCGTGACGCGAAGTTTCGTCAAGCCCTCTTGCGCGAAGCGGTGGAATGCTACCTGGAGGGCGATCTCGAGACGGGCAAAGCGATCTTGCGCGATTACGTGAACGCCACTTTAGGCTTTCAGAAACTTGAGGAGCGCACCGACATTCCAGCCAAAAGCCTTATGCGGATGCTCGGCCCCAAGGGAAGTCCTTCGGCGGCAAACCTCTCCAGCATCCTCACTGCCTTGCAGAAAACCGAAGGCGTCCATTTTGAACTCTCGGTCCGGCGTTAA
- a CDS encoding type II toxin-antitoxin system RelE/ParE family toxin — translation MFTIRFAEGVAEDLKKISIFYRNQILAAIEEQLTNTPDTETRNRKLLTNLTPPWEGIGPVWELRVGEYRVFYDVSREEQAVYVRAVRRKPSGKKTEEIL, via the coding sequence ATGTTCACAATCCGCTTCGCGGAAGGCGTTGCCGAAGATCTCAAGAAGATTTCCATTTTTTACAGAAACCAAATTCTTGCTGCGATAGAGGAACAACTGACAAACACTCCCGACACCGAGACAAGGAACAGAAAGCTTCTAACGAACCTCACACCTCCTTGGGAGGGGATTGGACCGGTTTGGGAACTGCGCGTCGGCGAGTATCGAGTCTTTTATGATGTGTCCCGTGAGGAACAAGCTGTTTATGTTCGAGCGGTGCGTCGAAAGCCGTCAGGTAAAAAGACGGAGGAGATATTATGA
- a CDS encoding type II toxin-antitoxin system Phd/YefM family antitoxin, whose product MKSVTARDLQKKVKECVDLSQSEKVVVTRHGKPAAVLVGVEGKDWEDIVLETSPTFWKMIEKRRKQRTLSLKELKARLAK is encoded by the coding sequence ATGAAAAGTGTAACGGCACGTGATCTGCAAAAGAAAGTTAAGGAGTGTGTCGATCTCTCACAATCCGAAAAAGTGGTCGTAACGCGGCACGGCAAGCCGGCTGCGGTGTTGGTGGGCGTCGAGGGAAAGGACTGGGAAGATATCGTCCTCGAAACCTCACCGACCTTTTGGAAAATGATAGAAAAGCGCCGTAAGCAACGGACACTTTCTTTGAAAGAATTGAAAGCACGACTCGCAAAATGA
- a CDS encoding ornithine cyclodeaminase family protein has protein sequence MAIFLANQDVEQLLTMDDYIETVEQAYHELGMGRAWNNPRIHTYGQAQNGATHFLKVFTGTVPALGYSILRIDSTMERNESGHETNRKVGNRNMGWLMLFAVATGQLAAIIEDRALQRMRVGAMTGIAAKYLAKRDSKTVGIFGSGAQAGPQLEALCAVMKFDRINVYSPTKQNRESFAARMTTALKTEVVAVSSPREAVAGCDIVVVATNSNEPVFDGNWLEPGTFISSIVNSDKVLRRRDLDDDSFRRASLIVVSTRDQIKNDEPIWLTEGLERGAVTWERIWEIGELVCGKAPRRRNDEEITILKNNGLSVQFAGVGAAVMKRAKERGLGKELPGWMFEAAYRT, from the coding sequence ATGGCGATTTTTCTCGCGAACCAAGATGTCGAGCAGCTCCTCACCATGGACGACTACATCGAGACCGTCGAGCAAGCGTATCATGAACTCGGCATGGGGCGGGCGTGGAACAATCCGCGCATTCACACTTACGGCCAGGCGCAAAACGGCGCGACCCATTTCTTGAAAGTCTTCACCGGCACGGTGCCGGCTCTGGGCTATTCGATCCTGCGCATCGACTCGACGATGGAGCGCAACGAGAGCGGCCACGAAACCAATCGCAAAGTCGGCAACCGCAACATGGGTTGGTTGATGCTTTTTGCCGTCGCGACCGGCCAGCTCGCAGCGATCATCGAAGATCGCGCGCTGCAGCGCATGCGTGTCGGCGCCATGACCGGCATCGCCGCCAAGTATCTCGCCAAACGCGACAGCAAAACCGTCGGCATTTTCGGCTCCGGCGCCCAGGCCGGACCGCAGTTGGAAGCGCTCTGTGCCGTGATGAAATTTGATCGAATTAACGTGTACAGTCCCACGAAACAAAACCGCGAAAGCTTCGCGGCTAGAATGACCACTGCGCTGAAGACCGAGGTCGTTGCCGTGAGCTCACCGCGCGAAGCGGTCGCCGGCTGCGACATTGTCGTCGTCGCAACGAATTCAAACGAGCCCGTCTTCGATGGTAACTGGCTGGAGCCCGGCACCTTCATCAGCTCGATCGTCAACAGCGACAAAGTGCTGCGCCGGCGCGACCTCGACGACGACAGCTTTCGCCGCGCCTCACTCATCGTCGTCAGCACCCGCGATCAAATCAAAAATGACGAGCCGATCTGGCTGACCGAAGGCTTGGAACGCGGCGCAGTGACTTGGGAGCGCATCTGGGAAATCGGTGAATTGGTCTGCGGCAAAGCGCCGCGGCGCAGAAACGACGAAGAAATTACTATTTTAAAAAACAACGGCCTGAGCGTGCAATTCGCCGGCGTCGGCGCCGCGGTGATGAAGCGGGCCAAAGAACGGGGACTCGGAAAAGAATTGCCAGGCTGGATGTTCGAAGCGGCCTACCGGACCTAA
- a CDS encoding N-acetyltransferase — MRVRLEEPKDWAAVHRVNAAAFPTTAEADLVDIVRLRANPIISLVAEQDETVIGHMLFSPVTLTGHADLKVMGLAPMAVAKDHQRQGVGSALVREGLARCKELDFGAVVVLGHPDYYPRFGFAPAVQYGIGCEFAAPPEAFMIVELEPGYLHGKSGTIRYHSAFDVFRWERRRVG, encoded by the coding sequence ATGCGCGTCCGTCTCGAAGAACCCAAAGACTGGGCCGCCGTGCACAGAGTGAACGCGGCCGCATTCCCAACCACGGCCGAAGCCGATCTGGTCGACATTGTTCGGCTCCGAGCCAATCCGATCATCTCACTTGTCGCTGAGCAAGACGAAACGGTCATCGGCCACATGTTATTTTCTCCGGTGACGCTCACCGGCCATGCTGACTTGAAAGTGATGGGATTGGCGCCGATGGCCGTGGCGAAGGACCACCAGCGCCAAGGCGTGGGTTCCGCGCTCGTGCGCGAGGGATTGGCGCGCTGCAAAGAACTAGACTTTGGCGCCGTCGTCGTCCTTGGCCATCCAGACTACTATCCGCGCTTTGGTTTTGCGCCGGCGGTGCAATATGGCATTGGCTGCGAATTCGCAGCGCCGCCGGAAGCCTTCATGATCGTTGAGTTAGAGCCCGGATACCTGCACGGAAAGTCGGGGACAATTCGTTATCACTCGGCGTTCGACGTTTTTAGATGGGAAAGAAGGCGGGTCGGCTAG
- a CDS encoding nuclear transport factor 2 family protein has product MRSGLLIVLLTALVTVNLRANGIALAQTPEKTTNQAHPFAKQLEGVYLKYLEAARKGDVKATLALMSAEYAKMADQVSPATLKGMSADELDPKDAQFVGVDVTANKQTARAVYQKLGKDRKEWSAVVFRNEGGQWKIAKVFKHGVSGAEKGDGLKELLKRSDAFMGR; this is encoded by the coding sequence ATGCGCTCAGGTTTGTTGATTGTTTTGTTAACGGCATTGGTAACCGTAAACTTGCGGGCGAATGGAATCGCTCTCGCGCAGACACCGGAAAAAACGACAAACCAGGCGCACCCCTTCGCCAAGCAGCTTGAAGGCGTCTACCTCAAATATCTCGAAGCCGCGCGCAAGGGCGATGTGAAGGCGACGCTGGCGCTGATGAGCGCGGAGTATGCCAAGATGGCCGACCAGGTTTCGCCGGCCACGCTCAAGGGCATGTCGGCAGACGAGCTTGATCCTAAAGACGCGCAATTCGTCGGCGTCGATGTGACCGCGAACAAACAGACCGCCCGCGCCGTCTACCAAAAGCTCGGCAAGGACCGGAAAGAATGGTCGGCCGTGGTTTTTAGAAACGAGGGCGGCCAGTGGAAGATCGCCAAGGTCTTCAAGCATGGCGTCAGCGGAGCGGAAAAGGGAGACGGTCTCAAGGAGTTGCTCAAACGATCCGACGCGTTCATGGGGCGCTAA